In Pseudopipra pipra isolate bDixPip1 chromosome 5, bDixPip1.hap1, whole genome shotgun sequence, the following proteins share a genomic window:
- the THAP5 gene encoding THAP domain-containing protein 5 isoform X2 — protein sequence MPRYCAATRCKNRGGQSARDQRKLSFYPFPLHDKERLEKWLRNMKRDSWTPSKHQLLCSDHFTPDSLDVRWGIRYLKHTAVPTIFSSPDDEEKDCSQKSPREIQRQDLEERNVVSEKASVPLEPRAPKENPVVAENVEEEAEVVCSAAFSKPLHIQNLQLQNEDDFQAESVVLDSSSTQHIHQPNPVLMAAAVHSMEATSVHTSVEDPGGCTATVLQFTDPDYMNSSLKLNSAVGPIPDYAIENPVPHVVCSGEVQPTSEDAVLLSTVTQNIEQFSGSEESVIAIIVPSESPEQPEIVNSSFLAVKGEFLDTEETDMIKYGGSEMLQTEHSYCKQDVDRDHLWQKISKLHSKITLLEMQEVKTLGRLRSLEALIGQLKQENQLSEEKLKTVENCFTTLEVTIIQ from the exons aTGCCCCGGTACTGCGCCGCCACCCGCTGCAAGAACCGCGGCGGGCAGAGCGCCAGGGACCAGCGCAAGCTCAGCTTCTACCC atttCCACTTCATGATAAAGAGCGACTTGAGAAATGGTTGCGGAATATGAAACGAGATTCGTGGACTCCAAGTAAGCACCAGCTTCTGTGCAGTGACCACTTCACCCCTGACTCCCTTGATGTGCGATGGGGTATCCGATACTTGAAACACACTGCTGTGCCAACAATCTTCTCTTCCCCAGATGATGAG GAAAAAGATTGTTCTCAGAAGAGTCCACGAGAAATACAGAGACAAGAcctggaagaaagaaatgtagTGTCAGAGAAAGCATCTGTACCACTTGAACCTCGTGCACCAAAGGAAAATCCTGTAGTTGCAGAAAACGtagaggaagaagcagaagtaGTTTGCTCAGCTGCATTCAGTAAACCTTTACATATTCAAAACCTGCAACTTCAAAATGAAGACGACTTTCAGGCAGAGAGTGTCGTTCTTGATAGTTCATCTACACAGCATATACATCAACCTAATCCCGTTTTAATGGCAGCAGCAGTCCACAGCATGGAAGCTACCAGTGTTCATACTTCTGTGGAGGATCCAGGAGGCTGTACAGCTACAGTCTTGCAATTTACAGATCCTGACTACATGAATTCATCTCTGAAACTAAACAGTGCTGTAGGGCCAATTCCTGATTATGCAATTGAAAATCCTGTCCCTCACGTTGTCTGCTCTGGTGAAGTACAGCCAACAAGTGAAGATGCGGTTTTACTGAGTACAGTCACACAAAATATTGAACAGTTCAGTGGAAGTGAAGAATCTGTCATTGCTATTATTGTGCCATCTGAGAGTCCAGAACAGCCTGAAATAGTAAATAGTTCTTTCCTGGCTGTTAAGGGAGAGTTTCTTGACACTGAGGAGACAGATATGATTAAATATGGTGGAAGTGAAATGTTACAAACTGAGCATTCATACTGCAAACAAGACGTAGACAGAGATCACCTTTGgcaaaaaatttcaaaactcCACTCTAAGATAACTTTACTTGAAATGCAGGAGGTAAAAACTTTGGGGAGACTCAGGTCCTTGGAAGCTCTTATTGGACAATTGAAGCAAGAAAACCAGCTTTCTGAAGAGAAACTGAAGACAGTAGAAAACTGCTTTACAACCCTTGAAGTAACTATAATACAGTAA
- the THAP5 gene encoding THAP domain-containing protein 5 isoform X1 — protein sequence MPRYCAATRCKNRGGQSARDQRKLSFYPFPLHDKERLEKWLRNMKRDSWTPSKHQLLCSDHFTPDSLDVRWGIRYLKHTAVPTIFSSPDDETSHSTPTKMDSGVTKEKDCSQKSPREIQRQDLEERNVVSEKASVPLEPRAPKENPVVAENVEEEAEVVCSAAFSKPLHIQNLQLQNEDDFQAESVVLDSSSTQHIHQPNPVLMAAAVHSMEATSVHTSVEDPGGCTATVLQFTDPDYMNSSLKLNSAVGPIPDYAIENPVPHVVCSGEVQPTSEDAVLLSTVTQNIEQFSGSEESVIAIIVPSESPEQPEIVNSSFLAVKGEFLDTEETDMIKYGGSEMLQTEHSYCKQDVDRDHLWQKISKLHSKITLLEMQEVKTLGRLRSLEALIGQLKQENQLSEEKLKTVENCFTTLEVTIIQ from the exons aTGCCCCGGTACTGCGCCGCCACCCGCTGCAAGAACCGCGGCGGGCAGAGCGCCAGGGACCAGCGCAAGCTCAGCTTCTACCC atttCCACTTCATGATAAAGAGCGACTTGAGAAATGGTTGCGGAATATGAAACGAGATTCGTGGACTCCAAGTAAGCACCAGCTTCTGTGCAGTGACCACTTCACCCCTGACTCCCTTGATGTGCGATGGGGTATCCGATACTTGAAACACACTGCTGTGCCAACAATCTTCTCTTCCCCAGATGATGAG ACCAGTCATAGTACACCTACAAAGATGGACAGTGGAGTTACGAAG GAAAAAGATTGTTCTCAGAAGAGTCCACGAGAAATACAGAGACAAGAcctggaagaaagaaatgtagTGTCAGAGAAAGCATCTGTACCACTTGAACCTCGTGCACCAAAGGAAAATCCTGTAGTTGCAGAAAACGtagaggaagaagcagaagtaGTTTGCTCAGCTGCATTCAGTAAACCTTTACATATTCAAAACCTGCAACTTCAAAATGAAGACGACTTTCAGGCAGAGAGTGTCGTTCTTGATAGTTCATCTACACAGCATATACATCAACCTAATCCCGTTTTAATGGCAGCAGCAGTCCACAGCATGGAAGCTACCAGTGTTCATACTTCTGTGGAGGATCCAGGAGGCTGTACAGCTACAGTCTTGCAATTTACAGATCCTGACTACATGAATTCATCTCTGAAACTAAACAGTGCTGTAGGGCCAATTCCTGATTATGCAATTGAAAATCCTGTCCCTCACGTTGTCTGCTCTGGTGAAGTACAGCCAACAAGTGAAGATGCGGTTTTACTGAGTACAGTCACACAAAATATTGAACAGTTCAGTGGAAGTGAAGAATCTGTCATTGCTATTATTGTGCCATCTGAGAGTCCAGAACAGCCTGAAATAGTAAATAGTTCTTTCCTGGCTGTTAAGGGAGAGTTTCTTGACACTGAGGAGACAGATATGATTAAATATGGTGGAAGTGAAATGTTACAAACTGAGCATTCATACTGCAAACAAGACGTAGACAGAGATCACCTTTGgcaaaaaatttcaaaactcCACTCTAAGATAACTTTACTTGAAATGCAGGAGGTAAAAACTTTGGGGAGACTCAGGTCCTTGGAAGCTCTTATTGGACAATTGAAGCAAGAAAACCAGCTTTCTGAAGAGAAACTGAAGACAGTAGAAAACTGCTTTACAACCCTTGAAGTAACTATAATACAGTAA
- the DNAJB9 gene encoding dnaJ homolog subfamily B member 9, which translates to MATTQSVFTFALCILMITELILATESYYDILGVPKNASDRQIKKAFHKLAMKYHPDKNKSPGAEAKFREIAEAYETLSDENKRREYDQFGRHEGQGNKGNPFHQSFNFNFDDLFKDFDLFSQNSRSKKHFENHFRSHREAHNRQRRSFQEFSFGGGLFDDVFENMEKMFSFSDFENAHRHAVRTDARFHGSSKHCRTVTQRRGNMVTTYTDCSGQ; encoded by the exons ATGGCCACTACACAATCTGTCTTCACATTTGctctctgcattttaatgatAACTGAATTAATACTGGCTACAGAGAGCTATTATGATATCTTAGGAGTTCCAAAAAATGCGTCTGACCGCCAGATCAAGAAGGCATTTCACAAGCTGGCTATGAAATACCACCCAGACAAAAACAAGAGTCCTGGCGCAGAAGCGAAATTTAGAGAAATTGCCGAAG CATATGAAACATTATCAGATGAGAATAAACGAAGAGAATATGATCAGTTTGGCCGTCATGAAGGACAAGGAAATAAGGGAAACCCATTCCATCAGTCATTTAATTTCAACTTTGATGATCTGTTCAAAGACTTTGACCTATTTAGTCAAAACTCACGATCAAAAAAGCACTTTGAAAATCACTTCCGAAGTCATCGGGAAGCTCACAATCGGCAAAGACGTTCTTTCCAAGAGTTCTCCTTTGGAGGTGGACTGTTTGATGATGTGtttgaaaatatggaaaaaatgttttcgTTTAGTGACTTTGAAAATGCTCACCGACACGCCGTGAGAACTGATGCCAGGTTTCATGGATCCAGCAAGCACTGCAGGACTGTCACTCAGAGACGAGGAAACATGGTTACTACTTACACTGACTGTTCTGGACAAtaa